The following coding sequences lie in one Yoonia sp. G8-12 genomic window:
- the ftsZ gene encoding cell division protein FtsZ → MTLNLSLPGHDELKPRITVFGVGGAGGNAVNNMIEQELDGTEFVVANTDAQALQQSRATSKIQMGLKVTEGLGAGARASVGAAAAEESIEQIVDHLAGAHMCFITAGMGGGTGTGAAPIIAQAARELGVLTVGVVTKPFQFEGAKRMKQAEEGVEALQKVVDTLIIIPNQNLFRLANENTTFTEAFALADDVLYQGVKGVTDLMVRPGLINLDFADVRAVMDEMGKAMMGTGEAEGENRAIQAAEKAIANPLLDEISLEGAKGVLINITGGYDLTLFELDEAANKIREKVDGDANIIVGSTLDPGMEGRMRVSVVATGIDALAKSTVTPVPRRSMAAPLAPVAEVAAHVEETLHDAPAARVAEPVAEERTLFEEFEAPAPQPVAAYRPEPAPQPQAVADDLPPPAYAPRQEPEITEADNFVAPRAAAPGTPSPEALARLQAAVNRVPGNAAAPQQRTSAPAPAATDADKPRFGINSLINRMTGAQGEAAPKQPGRAQPQVTALRQEPEPNEEQDKIEIPAFLRRQAN, encoded by the coding sequence ATGACATTGAACCTCTCCCTTCCGGGACACGATGAACTGAAGCCACGGATTACTGTCTTTGGTGTTGGTGGAGCGGGCGGTAACGCCGTCAACAACATGATCGAGCAAGAGCTTGATGGGACAGAGTTCGTTGTCGCAAACACGGACGCGCAAGCATTGCAGCAGTCGCGCGCCACGTCGAAGATCCAGATGGGTCTGAAAGTGACCGAAGGTTTGGGCGCAGGTGCACGGGCTTCCGTCGGTGCCGCCGCTGCTGAAGAAAGCATCGAACAAATTGTCGATCACCTTGCGGGCGCACATATGTGTTTCATCACCGCAGGTATGGGTGGCGGCACCGGCACAGGGGCCGCGCCGATCATCGCGCAAGCTGCCCGCGAACTGGGCGTTCTGACCGTTGGTGTCGTGACCAAGCCTTTCCAGTTTGAAGGTGCAAAGCGGATGAAGCAAGCTGAAGAAGGCGTTGAAGCCCTTCAGAAAGTTGTCGACACGCTGATCATTATCCCAAACCAGAACCTGTTCCGTCTGGCCAACGAAAACACCACCTTTACGGAAGCCTTCGCGCTGGCCGATGACGTCCTGTACCAAGGTGTCAAAGGCGTGACCGACCTGATGGTTCGTCCCGGCTTGATCAACCTCGACTTCGCCGATGTGCGCGCTGTTATGGACGAGATGGGCAAAGCCATGATGGGCACAGGCGAAGCCGAAGGCGAAAACCGCGCTATTCAGGCCGCCGAGAAGGCCATCGCGAACCCGCTGCTGGACGAGATTTCACTCGAAGGTGCCAAGGGTGTCTTGATCAACATCACCGGTGGTTATGATCTGACACTCTTTGAACTGGATGAAGCCGCCAACAAGATCCGTGAAAAGGTCGATGGCGATGCCAACATCATCGTTGGCTCCACACTTGATCCAGGCATGGAAGGCCGGATGCGTGTGTCTGTTGTTGCAACGGGAATCGACGCGCTGGCCAAATCGACAGTAACGCCTGTGCCGCGCCGTTCCATGGCAGCACCGCTTGCACCCGTCGCTGAAGTGGCCGCCCACGTAGAAGAGACCCTGCACGACGCACCCGCAGCAAGGGTGGCCGAGCCTGTCGCCGAAGAGCGCACATTGTTCGAGGAATTCGAGGCACCCGCACCCCAACCTGTTGCAGCATATCGGCCTGAGCCAGCACCCCAGCCGCAAGCTGTTGCCGACGATCTGCCACCACCAGCATATGCGCCGCGCCAAGAGCCGGAAATCACCGAGGCCGACAATTTTGTTGCTCCGCGTGCAGCGGCGCCCGGCACCCCGTCGCCCGAAGCGCTCGCGCGTTTGCAAGCGGCTGTAAACCGTGTTCCCGGCAATGCGGCAGCGCCACAACAGCGCACTTCTGCGCCTGCTCCGGCTGCAACAGATGCGGACAAACCGCGGTTCGGGATCAACTCTTTGATCAACCGGATGACCGGTGCGCAGGGCGAAGCTGCCCCGAAACAACCAGGTCGTGCACAGCCGCAAGTGACGGCCCTGCGCCAAGAGCCAGAGCCGAATGAAGAGCAGGACAAGATCGAAATCCCTGCGTTCCTGCGTCGTCAGGCGAACTAA
- the lpxC gene encoding UDP-3-O-acyl-N-acetylglucosamine deacetylase, whose amino-acid sequence MQTTLKSDVVFEGTGLHSGEAVRVVLKPAVANTGIVFRRTDVAGQPKLPADFRNVIVSPLNTRLSNDAGVTVSTIEHLMAALAGCGVHNVLIDIDGPEVPILDGSAVSFVRGIVAAGLVRLSAPLRAIEILREVAVTDGEASAKLTPSTTLQIDFEIAFRDAAIGHQRKTLNMANGAFVRELCDSRTFCRSADVEAMRANGLALGGTYENAVVVDGDKVLTPGGLRHADEAVRHKMLDALGDLYTAGAPILGRYTGARAGHAMTNRLLHALFDQPDAWRFVTCDVQIAARLPGVGVSPADLDAVA is encoded by the coding sequence GTGCAAACGACACTGAAATCCGACGTTGTATTCGAGGGCACTGGTTTGCACTCTGGCGAAGCCGTGCGTGTTGTTCTCAAACCCGCAGTCGCAAACACCGGGATTGTCTTCCGGCGCACTGACGTGGCGGGGCAGCCGAAACTTCCCGCTGATTTCCGTAATGTGATTGTCTCGCCACTGAATACGCGTCTGAGCAATGATGCAGGCGTGACTGTTTCAACCATTGAGCATCTGATGGCCGCACTTGCCGGGTGCGGTGTGCATAATGTGCTGATCGACATTGACGGACCCGAAGTGCCTATTCTTGACGGTAGCGCCGTAAGCTTTGTGCGCGGCATCGTGGCTGCCGGTCTTGTGCGGTTGTCCGCACCATTGCGGGCAATTGAAATCCTGCGTGAGGTTGCTGTCACCGACGGCGAGGCCAGCGCAAAGCTGACACCGTCCACCACGCTTCAGATCGATTTTGAGATCGCGTTTCGGGATGCCGCGATTGGCCATCAGCGAAAGACGCTGAATATGGCCAACGGTGCTTTTGTGCGCGAACTTTGCGATAGCCGGACCTTCTGCCGCTCTGCTGATGTCGAAGCAATGCGCGCCAATGGGCTTGCATTGGGCGGCACTTATGAGAACGCGGTTGTTGTGGACGGTGACAAAGTTCTGACACCGGGTGGTCTGCGTCACGCGGACGAGGCGGTGCGGCACAAGATGCTTGATGCATTGGGCGATCTGTATACCGCAGGTGCGCCAATCCTCGGGCGTTATACTGGCGCGCGCGCAGGGCATGCGATGACCAACAGGCTCTTGCACGCTTTGTTCGACCAGCCCGATGCATGGCGTTTCGTGACCTGTGATGTGCAAATCGCGGCCCGTTTGCCGGGCGTCGGCGTCAGTCCTGCCGATCTGGACGCGGTCGCCTGA
- a CDS encoding outer membrane protein assembly factor BamD, with protein sequence MSVEKGTASRWVVRVGAAVSLAVLVACSTESTREPLDTLSAQAIFERGEQQIERGRADDAAYTFGEIERLYPYSEYAPRALIMQAFAYHRDEDYPNSRASAQRYLDFYPAEEDAAYAAYLLALSYYDQIDEVGRDQGLTFQALQALRRVIEQYPDSEYARTSVLKFELAFDHLAAKEMEVGRFYLKRGNYIAAANRFRTVVEDFQTTTHTPEALHRLVESYLSLGLVEEAQTAGAILGYNYQSTEWYESSFALLTGEGLAAEAAGDSWLASIYRQVLRGEWL encoded by the coding sequence ATGTCAGTCGAGAAAGGCACCGCCAGCCGTTGGGTGGTTCGTGTTGGCGCCGCCGTCAGCTTGGCCGTTTTGGTGGCCTGTAGTACTGAAAGCACGCGTGAACCGCTGGATACTTTAAGCGCTCAAGCCATTTTTGAGCGCGGCGAGCAGCAAATCGAGCGTGGTCGTGCCGATGATGCGGCCTATACCTTTGGGGAAATCGAGCGTCTTTATCCGTACTCGGAATACGCACCGCGCGCGCTGATCATGCAGGCTTTTGCCTATCACCGTGATGAAGACTATCCTAACAGCCGCGCCTCTGCGCAGCGCTACCTGGATTTTTATCCTGCCGAAGAAGACGCAGCTTACGCGGCCTATCTTCTGGCACTGTCCTATTACGATCAGATTGATGAAGTCGGGCGCGATCAGGGGCTTACCTTTCAGGCATTGCAGGCCCTGCGCCGCGTGATCGAGCAATACCCTGATAGTGAATATGCACGCACGTCAGTGTTGAAGTTCGAGCTGGCTTTCGATCACTTGGCGGCAAAAGAGATGGAGGTCGGGCGCTTCTACCTCAAGCGCGGGAACTACATTGCCGCCGCGAACCGGTTCCGCACCGTGGTTGAGGATTTCCAGACAACCACCCACACGCCAGAGGCGCTGCACCGTTTGGTGGAAAGCTATCTGTCGTTGGGTCTGGTGGAAGAGGCGCAAACCGCGGGCGCGATCTTGGGCTATAACTACCAATCGACTGAATGGTACGAATCCAGCTTTGCCTTGCTGACTGGCGAGGGTTTGGCCGCCGAGGCGGCTGGTGATAGCTGGTTGGCCTCAATTTACCGGCAGGTGTTGCGTGGTGAGTGGCTTTAA
- the recN gene encoding DNA repair protein RecN, whose product MLRGLDIRDMLIIDRLELAFQPGLNVLTGETGAGKSILLDALGFVLGWRGRAELVRQGAEQGEVTAWFDLPQGHAAYAVLEHAGIIAEDELILRRINTRDGRKTAWVNDRRVSGEVLRNLSETLVELHGQHDDRGLLNPRGHRQMLDSFADLSPALDKTRDNWRALSAAQRTLDETEAKIAEARAEEDFLRHAVAELDALSPEAGEEATLDTQRRLMQAAEKIRTDIAKAAEALGLQGAEGLVGDASRWLQGVAGDAEGRLDAPLEALERVMIGLDEAQGQVADCLDALSFNTSELEDVEERLFAIRGLARKHGVQPDDLRGFADELRGRLSVLDDGARDLATQKAAVRAAQAAYDDAAQALRTKRQKAAEKLDAAMAKELAPLKMERAVFATLMTQAEQPGPEGIDTVAFTVATNPGAPAGPLNKIASGGELSRFLLALKVCLTQDAGGLTMIFDEIDRGVGGATADAVGRRLAELAADGQVLVVTHSPQVAALGGHHWRVEKQQTHDTTRSTVVALDADARVDEIARMLSGDKVTEAAKDAARALINA is encoded by the coding sequence ATGCTGCGCGGATTAGATATCAGGGATATGCTGATCATCGACCGGTTGGAACTCGCGTTTCAGCCGGGATTGAACGTGCTGACCGGCGAAACCGGTGCCGGCAAATCCATCTTGCTGGATGCTTTGGGCTTTGTCTTGGGTTGGCGTGGCCGTGCGGAACTGGTCCGGCAAGGCGCCGAGCAGGGCGAGGTGACGGCGTGGTTCGATCTGCCGCAAGGCCATGCTGCTTATGCTGTGCTGGAACATGCAGGGATCATCGCCGAGGATGAACTGATCCTGCGCCGGATCAACACCCGCGACGGGCGCAAGACCGCGTGGGTCAACGATCGCCGCGTCAGTGGCGAAGTGCTGCGCAATCTGTCCGAGACATTGGTGGAACTGCACGGACAGCATGACGACCGCGGTTTGCTGAACCCGCGCGGTCACCGTCAGATGCTGGACAGCTTTGCCGATCTTAGTCCCGCTTTGGATAAGACACGTGACAATTGGCGCGCGCTTTCCGCAGCGCAGCGCACATTGGACGAGACAGAAGCAAAGATCGCCGAGGCGCGCGCGGAAGAGGATTTCCTGCGCCATGCTGTCGCTGAACTGGATGCGTTGTCCCCAGAGGCGGGCGAGGAAGCGACGCTTGATACACAGCGCCGCCTGATGCAGGCCGCTGAAAAGATCCGTACCGATATTGCAAAGGCCGCCGAGGCGTTGGGGCTGCAAGGGGCCGAGGGGCTGGTCGGTGATGCGTCGCGCTGGCTACAAGGCGTGGCAGGTGATGCCGAGGGGCGTTTGGATGCACCGCTTGAGGCGCTTGAGCGCGTGATGATCGGGCTGGATGAGGCGCAAGGCCAAGTGGCGGATTGTCTGGATGCCTTGTCGTTCAACACATCCGAATTGGAAGACGTCGAAGAGCGGCTTTTTGCGATCCGTGGTCTGGCGCGCAAACACGGCGTCCAGCCTGATGACCTGCGCGGTTTTGCCGACGAATTGCGCGGCCGCTTGTCTGTGCTGGATGATGGTGCGCGTGATCTGGCGACACAGAAGGCGGCTGTGAGAGCGGCACAGGCTGCCTATGATGACGCAGCGCAGGCCCTGCGGACCAAGCGCCAGAAGGCCGCCGAAAAGCTCGATGCCGCGATGGCCAAAGAATTGGCGCCGCTGAAAATGGAACGCGCGGTTTTTGCGACGTTGATGACCCAAGCAGAACAACCCGGCCCCGAGGGGATCGACACCGTTGCATTTACGGTCGCAACCAACCCCGGTGCGCCAGCAGGGCCTTTGAACAAAATCGCCTCTGGCGGCGAGCTGAGCCGTTTTCTCTTGGCTTTGAAGGTGTGCCTGACCCAGGACGCGGGTGGGCTGACCATGATTTTTGATGAAATCGACCGTGGCGTCGGTGGTGCGACGGCGGACGCTGTCGGGCGGCGGCTGGCAGAGCTTGCCGCTGACGGGCAGGTGCTTGTTGTCACGCACTCACCGCAAGTTGCGGCCCTTGGCGGGCATCACTGGCGTGTCGAGAAGCAACAAACGCATGATACGACGCGGTCCACCGTTGTGGCGCTGGACGCGGACGCGCGGGTGGATGAAATTGCGCGGATGCTGTCAGGAGATAAAGTGACAGAGGCGGCGAAAGACGCGGCGCGCGCGCTCATCAACGCCTGA
- a CDS encoding chloride channel protein, translating to MGKSARALLEQGIADAATACKDAARVLKTHGPTQIQFWFIALAIGVAAGFAAVLFRLGIYAIQTTAYGTDDVLTLHSFAAGLAWYQILLIPICGGLIVGLILDRFTDDGRVRSVADVIEGAALAEGRVEVRRGLASAAASMITLSTGGSSGREGPVVHLAAVISTTVCRWINASGITGRDLLGCAVAAAVSASFNAPIAGALFALEVVLRHFAVHAFAPIVIASAAGTVINRLIFGDVTEFTLSGQNALAFYVELPAFLILGLVCGFVAVALMKAIFWAEDLGNYVQQQTGLPRYLRPAIAGALLGGLAIWWPHIIGVGYETTSLALTGELLWHEAIVFVVLKVIAVAITMGGRMGGGVFSPSLMVGALTGLAFGIIATAVFPNVSGSGTLYALAGMGAVAAAVLGAPISTTLIVFELTGDWQTGLAVMVAVSLSSALSSRLIDRSFFLTQLERRNVHLAAGPQAYLLATFKVSTIMRQMDGKGAAQEDDCWNMVRDGVYIDGNATLEQAMPMFDGGEHRFIPVVTLGGEDAPPELWGALFHVDALRAMNRALSETAAEEHS from the coding sequence ATGGGGAAGTCAGCAAGAGCGTTGCTAGAGCAAGGGATTGCCGATGCTGCGACGGCTTGCAAGGACGCTGCACGGGTTCTGAAGACCCACGGTCCTACCCAAATTCAATTCTGGTTTATCGCATTGGCAATCGGGGTCGCGGCAGGGTTTGCCGCCGTGCTGTTCCGGCTTGGCATTTATGCAATCCAAACGACTGCTTATGGGACCGATGATGTTCTTACCCTGCACTCATTCGCGGCAGGTTTGGCGTGGTACCAAATTCTGCTGATACCCATCTGCGGTGGTTTGATTGTCGGGCTTATCCTTGACCGTTTCACAGATGACGGGCGCGTCCGCTCGGTGGCCGATGTCATCGAAGGGGCGGCTTTGGCGGAAGGCAGGGTCGAGGTGCGGCGCGGGCTTGCTTCGGCTGCGGCATCAATGATTACGCTTTCCACTGGTGGATCGTCAGGCCGTGAAGGTCCCGTCGTCCACCTTGCGGCGGTCATTTCGACCACAGTTTGTCGTTGGATCAATGCCAGCGGCATTACAGGGCGCGATCTCTTAGGCTGTGCGGTCGCTGCGGCGGTGTCAGCCAGCTTTAACGCGCCCATCGCAGGCGCACTTTTTGCGCTTGAAGTTGTGTTGCGTCACTTCGCAGTCCACGCTTTCGCGCCCATCGTCATTGCATCGGCGGCAGGGACCGTCATCAACCGCCTCATTTTCGGCGATGTGACAGAGTTTACGCTATCGGGCCAAAACGCGCTCGCCTTTTACGTAGAATTGCCTGCTTTCCTCATTCTGGGGCTTGTTTGCGGATTTGTTGCCGTCGCCTTGATGAAGGCCATTTTTTGGGCAGAAGATCTTGGCAACTATGTTCAACAGCAAACTGGGCTGCCCCGGTATTTGCGACCTGCGATTGCGGGGGCGCTCTTGGGCGGGCTGGCAATCTGGTGGCCACATATTATTGGCGTTGGCTACGAAACGACGTCATTGGCCCTGACTGGTGAATTGTTGTGGCATGAGGCGATTGTGTTTGTCGTGCTCAAGGTCATCGCCGTTGCGATCACCATGGGCGGGCGCATGGGGGGCGGGGTGTTTTCGCCCTCGCTGATGGTGGGGGCGCTGACGGGCCTCGCCTTTGGCATTATCGCGACGGCGGTCTTTCCCAATGTCTCGGGCAGCGGCACGCTGTATGCGCTGGCTGGGATGGGTGCAGTTGCAGCGGCTGTTCTAGGGGCGCCCATATCAACGACCCTCATTGTGTTCGAGCTGACAGGTGACTGGCAAACGGGCCTTGCGGTCATGGTCGCCGTGTCACTCTCTTCGGCGCTGTCGTCGCGTTTGATTGATCGGTCATTCTTTCTTACCCAGCTTGAGCGGCGCAATGTGCATCTTGCAGCGGGGCCACAGGCCTATCTTTTGGCCACGTTCAAAGTGTCGACAATCATGCGGCAAATGGACGGCAAAGGTGCAGCACAAGAAGACGACTGTTGGAATATGGTGCGCGATGGCGTCTACATCGACGGAAACGCCACACTGGAACAGGCCATGCCGATGTTTGACGGGGGCGAGCACCGTTTTATTCCGGTTGTTACCTTGGGCGGTGAGGATGCCCCACCGGAGCTTTGGGGGGCCTTGTTCCACGTTGACGCACTGCGCGCGATGAACCGCGCCCTGTCAGAGACAGCTGCGGAAGAACATTCCTAG
- a CDS encoding DUF427 domain-containing protein, with the protein MADHIKIRPATGTWVVRAAGAVIGESTNALELIEGDYPPVIYFPRSDLAMAFLEPTDSSSTCPYKGQARFFTIEAKSGPIVNAAWSYEDPKDGVAQIKEHLAFYTNKVAVEQV; encoded by the coding sequence ATGGCTGATCATATCAAAATTCGTCCCGCAACAGGGACTTGGGTCGTGCGCGCAGCGGGTGCCGTTATCGGCGAAAGCACCAATGCGCTGGAACTGATCGAAGGGGATTATCCGCCGGTGATCTATTTTCCCCGTTCCGATCTTGCGATGGCGTTCCTTGAACCGACGGACTCTAGCTCGACCTGCCCCTACAAGGGTCAAGCGCGCTTCTTTACGATCGAAGCCAAGAGCGGGCCAATTGTAAATGCAGCATGGTCATACGAAGATCCCAAGGATGGCGTGGCGCAGATCAAGGAACATCTGGCGTTCTACACCAACAAAGTGGCGGTCGAGCAGGTCTGA
- the cobT gene encoding cobaltochelatase subunit CobT, with protein MNKPSDNPADPFKKALAEATKVMADDRELAVTYSVDPAGQTADTIRLPQVSRRMTRDEVLLARGTADAYALRHKFHDPKVSARYMPQGQMAQDLYEAMETARIEAVGAQHMPGTAGNIDAKIGNEAMRKGYDQITQASDAPLAVAAGYLIRHLATGRDLPKGAQNVMELWQGFIEDHCGDTLEDLSKTLNDQQAFAKFARQLISDMGYADQLGDDPDSLDDDQDDEAEEGSDDQDEPDSTGEDDSEGEEAEGTPEQSQEDSQDASQAQVSMDDQADAEMGEEAEMPEGEAPLEPPAPQPVSDADPDYRVFTTEFDEEIAAEDLAEPVELERLRAYLDQQLEPLKGAVSRLANKLQRRLQAQQNRSWEFDREEGILDAGRLARVVASPTTPLSFKVEKDTDFRDTVVTLLLDNSGSMRGRPISIAAICADVMARTLERCDVKVEILGFTTKAWKGGQSREQWLGQGREATPGRLNDLRHIVYKSADAPWRRTRPNLGLMMKEGLLKENIDGEALEWAHRRIVGRQEQRKILMVISDGAPVDDSTLSVNPANYLEKHLRDVIAMVEKRKAVELVAIGIGHDVTRYYERAVTITDVEQLAGAMTEQLASLFDSDPRKRARVMGMRKAS; from the coding sequence ATGAACAAACCTTCCGACAACCCCGCTGATCCATTCAAAAAGGCGCTGGCTGAGGCGACCAAAGTCATGGCCGATGATCGCGAACTTGCGGTCACCTATTCTGTTGATCCTGCAGGGCAAACCGCCGATACGATCCGTCTGCCGCAGGTATCGCGCCGCATGACACGCGACGAGGTGCTTTTGGCGCGGGGCACTGCCGATGCCTATGCGCTGCGTCACAAGTTCCACGACCCCAAGGTTTCAGCCCGCTACATGCCGCAGGGCCAGATGGCGCAGGACCTTTATGAGGCAATGGAAACCGCCCGCATCGAAGCCGTTGGCGCACAGCATATGCCGGGTACCGCAGGCAACATTGACGCCAAGATCGGCAATGAGGCCATGCGCAAAGGCTATGACCAGATCACCCAAGCATCCGATGCGCCTTTGGCGGTCGCGGCGGGCTATCTGATCCGCCATCTTGCGACAGGGCGCGACCTGCCAAAAGGCGCGCAGAACGTGATGGAGTTGTGGCAGGGATTCATCGAGGATCACTGCGGTGACACGCTGGAAGACCTGTCCAAGACGCTGAATGACCAACAAGCCTTTGCGAAATTTGCCCGCCAGCTGATCAGCGACATGGGTTACGCTGATCAGCTGGGCGACGATCCTGACAGCCTTGATGATGATCAGGACGACGAGGCCGAAGAAGGCAGTGACGATCAGGACGAACCCGATAGCACCGGCGAGGACGACAGCGAGGGCGAAGAGGCCGAAGGCACGCCTGAGCAAAGCCAGGAAGACAGCCAGGACGCGAGCCAAGCACAGGTGAGCATGGATGATCAGGCCGACGCCGAAATGGGCGAAGAGGCCGAGATGCCCGAGGGCGAAGCGCCGTTAGAGCCACCCGCCCCGCAACCCGTGTCAGACGCCGATCCTGACTACCGCGTGTTCACAACAGAATTCGACGAAGAAATCGCCGCTGAAGATCTGGCCGAACCGGTCGAACTGGAACGCTTGCGCGCATATCTCGATCAGCAGCTTGAGCCGCTGAAAGGTGCCGTGTCGCGCTTGGCCAACAAGCTGCAGCGCCGCTTGCAGGCCCAGCAGAACCGCTCTTGGGAGTTTGACCGCGAAGAGGGGATTTTGGACGCGGGCCGCCTTGCGCGGGTCGTGGCATCGCCCACAACGCCCCTGTCATTCAAGGTCGAAAAAGACACCGATTTCCGCGACACTGTGGTGACGCTCCTGTTGGACAACTCCGGCTCGATGCGCGGGCGTCCGATTTCCATCGCTGCAATTTGTGCAGACGTAATGGCGCGCACATTGGAACGCTGCGATGTAAAGGTCGAGATTTTGGGCTTTACGACCAAAGCGTGGAAAGGCGGGCAATCGCGTGAACAGTGGTTGGGTCAGGGCCGTGAAGCAACCCCCGGGCGTCTGAACGATCTGCGCCATATCGTCTATAAATCCGCTGATGCGCCGTGGCGCCGGACACGGCCCAACCTTGGTCTGATGATGAAAGAGGGCCTGTTGAAAGAGAACATCGACGGCGAGGCCCTCGAATGGGCACACCGCCGTATTGTTGGCCGCCAAGAGCAGCGCAAAATCCTGATGGTGATTTCGGATGGTGCGCCTGTCGACGATTCAACTTTGTCCGTTAACCCTGCGAACTATCTTGAAAAACACCTGCGCGATGTAATCGCGATGGTCGAAAAACGCAAAGCGGTTGAACTGGTGGCGATTGGCATCGGACACGATGTGACCCGCTATTATGAACGCGCGGTTACGATCACGGATGTCGAACAGCTGGCAGGTGCGATGACCGAACAGCTCGCAAGCCTGTTTGACAGCGATCCCCGCAAACGTGCGCGTGTTATGGGAATGCGTAAAGCGAGCTAG
- the cobS gene encoding cobaltochelatase subunit CobS, with the protein MADGMTDMQAKPTEEISVREVFGIDSDMHIKGFAERSDRVPEIDSTYKFDPDTTLAILAGFGYNRRVMIQGYHGTGKSTHIEQVAARLNWPCVRVNLDSHISRIDLIGKDAIKLRDGVQVTEFHEGILPWALRNPVAIVFDEYDAGRADVMFVIQRVLETDGKLTLMDQNEIITPHKYFRLFATANTVGLGDTTGLYHGTQQINQAQMDRWSLVATLNYLSHDAEAAIVLSKSPHYNTDRGRKIVSQMVTVADLTRTAFMNGDLSTVMSPRTVLAWAENARIFQDVGYAFRLSFLNKCDELERQTVAEFYQRCFDEELPESAASLSLG; encoded by the coding sequence ATGGCGGACGGTATGACTGACATGCAAGCAAAACCCACCGAAGAAATCTCGGTCCGCGAAGTTTTTGGCATCGACAGCGATATGCATATTAAGGGGTTCGCAGAGCGGTCAGACCGCGTGCCCGAGATCGACAGCACTTATAAATTCGACCCCGATACGACTTTGGCGATCCTTGCGGGCTTTGGTTATAACCGCCGCGTCATGATCCAAGGCTATCACGGCACCGGTAAATCCACCCACATCGAACAGGTCGCCGCACGCCTGAACTGGCCCTGCGTGCGTGTGAACCTTGATAGCCACATCAGCCGGATCGACCTGATCGGTAAAGATGCCATCAAACTGCGCGACGGTGTGCAGGTCACAGAATTTCACGAGGGCATTTTGCCGTGGGCGCTGCGCAATCCTGTTGCGATCGTCTTTGACGAATATGACGCGGGCCGCGCCGACGTGATGTTCGTGATCCAGCGTGTGCTGGAAACTGACGGCAAACTGACGCTGATGGACCAGAACGAGATCATCACGCCGCATAAGTACTTTCGGTTGTTCGCGACTGCGAACACGGTTGGTTTGGGCGATACGACAGGCCTTTACCACGGCACCCAGCAGATCAACCAAGCGCAGATGGACCGTTGGTCACTTGTTGCGACGCTCAACTACCTCAGCCATGACGCGGAGGCTGCCATTGTGCTCTCCAAGTCACCGCACTACAACACCGACCGCGGACGCAAGATCGTCAGCCAGATGGTGACGGTAGCCGACCTGACGCGGACCGCTTTTATGAATGGCGATCTATCCACAGTCATGTCGCCACGGACAGTTCTGGCATGGGCCGAAAACGCGCGCATCTTCCAGGATGTGGGTTACGCATTCCGCCTGTCCTTCCTGAACAAATGCGACGAGCTGGAACGCCAGACTGTCGCGGAGTTCTATCAGCGGTGCTTTGACGAAGAACTGCCTGAAAGTGCGGCAAGCCTCAGCCTTGGTTAA
- a CDS encoding J domain-containing protein, translated as MKKDDPFGFDMSVSSSKKKNPRGRRGMSGASETSTRVCDHEGCEEAGKYRAPKSPDVLDDYFWFCQQHVREYNLKWNFFDSTSEAELAAQMDSDRVWDRPTKPFKRTVEEAAWARLGVDDPHQVLGENATRNPGRGAAVGRKLPPTERRAVEILDAKDNMSKQEIRKAYKALIKVLHPDMNGGDRSQEEQLSEVVWAWDQIKVSRNFRDKD; from the coding sequence ATGAAGAAAGATGATCCCTTTGGTTTCGACATGTCCGTGTCGAGTTCGAAGAAGAAGAACCCGCGCGGGCGGCGTGGCATGTCCGGTGCGTCCGAGACATCAACGCGGGTTTGTGATCATGAGGGCTGTGAAGAGGCGGGCAAGTATCGCGCGCCGAAATCGCCTGATGTTCTGGATGACTACTTTTGGTTCTGTCAGCAGCACGTGCGCGAATATAACCTGAAATGGAATTTCTTTGACAGCACCTCCGAAGCCGAGCTTGCCGCGCAGATGGACAGCGACCGTGTTTGGGACCGCCCTACCAAGCCGTTCAAGCGCACGGTGGAAGAGGCCGCTTGGGCACGTCTGGGCGTGGATGACCCGCATCAGGTGTTGGGTGAGAACGCGACGCGCAATCCTGGCCGTGGCGCTGCCGTGGGCCGCAAATTGCCACCGACCGAACGGCGCGCGGTTGAGATTCTGGATGCCAAAGACAACATGTCAAAGCAGGAGATCCGCAAGGCCTACAAGGCTTTGATCAAGGTTCTACACCCTGACATGAACGGCGGAGACCGCAGCCAGGAAGAACAACTGTCAGAGGTTGTCTGGGCTTGGGATCAGATCAAGGTCAGCCGCAACTTCCGCGACAAAGACTAA